In Camelus bactrianus isolate YW-2024 breed Bactrian camel chromosome 18, ASM4877302v1, whole genome shotgun sequence, one DNA window encodes the following:
- the LOC141573846 gene encoding developmental pluripotency-associated 5 protein-like, with protein MGTPPQRQNLPPWVKAPGDLKNPEVLQVQTGLLEAMFGPGGSRIPYIEQVSKVMLEVRTLESSDLTEVLVYGPDLSKFRTKWMLQSMAERQRLRQERGILRLEEAMNSLELGPRMK; from the exons ATGGGGACACCGCCCCAGCGTCAGAATCTCCCGCCGTGGGTGAAAGCTCCTGGAGACCTGAAGAATCCTGAGGTGCTCCAGGTCCAGACAGGGCTGCTGGAAGCCATGTTTG GCCCAGGTGGATCTCGAATCCCGTACATCGAGCAAGTGAGCAAAGTCATGCTTGAGGTGCGGACTCTGGAGTCTTCGGACCTCACCGAGGTCCTGGTTTACGGCCCCGACTTGTCCAAGTTCCGGACCAAGTGGATGCTGCAGTCCATGGCGGAGCGGCAGCGCCTGAGGCAGGAGCGCG GGATTCTCAGACTGGAGGAAGCCATGAATTCACTGGAACTAGGCCCTCGGATGAAGTGA
- the LOC141573307 gene encoding KH homology domain-containing protein 1-like isoform X2 yields the protein MLLPVPHRRPGLRRALSLRQIPDDSYNPEILYVELWMLPVLFGPDGELMTALHRWFGVLLVVSAVPGCGVLIFIIGPPFYQHLTMLLIVAMSFQLRIRENRELGPDGC from the exons ATGCTGCTCCCGGTGCCCCACCGGCGCCCGGGGCTTCGTCGTGCCCTAAGTCTGAGGCAGATTCCAGACGACAGTTACAACCCAGAGATCCTTTACGTGGAGCTGTGGATGCTTCCCGTGTTGTTCG gcccgGACGGCGAACTGATGACGGCTCTCCACCGGTGGTTCGGGGTCTTACTCGTGGTGAGCGCGGTCCCAGGATGCGGAGTCCTGATCTTCATTATTGGGCCGCCCTTCTACCAGCATCTTACGATGCTCCTCATCGTGGCGATGTCTTTCCAGCTTCGGATCCGCGAAAACCGAG AGCTCGGACCAGACGGCTGCTAA
- the LOC141573307 gene encoding uncharacterized protein LOC141573307 isoform X1: MLLPVPHRRPGLRRALSLRQIPDDSYNPEILYVELWMLPVLFGPDGELMTALHRWFGVLLVVSAVPGCGVLIFIIGPPFYQHLTMLLIVAMSFQLRIRENRARARTRRLLNSARASGRSV, from the exons ATGCTGCTCCCGGTGCCCCACCGGCGCCCGGGGCTTCGTCGTGCCCTAAGTCTGAGGCAGATTCCAGACGACAGTTACAACCCAGAGATCCTTTACGTGGAGCTGTGGATGCTTCCCGTGTTGTTCG gcccgGACGGCGAACTGATGACGGCTCTCCACCGGTGGTTCGGGGTCTTACTCGTGGTGAGCGCGGTCCCAGGATGCGGAGTCCTGATCTTCATTATTGGGCCGCCCTTCTACCAGCATCTTACGATGCTCCTCATCGTGGCGATGTCTTTCCAGCTTCGGATCCGCGAAAACCGAG CCAGAGCTCGGACCAGACGGCTGCTAAATTCTGCGCGGGCCTCCGGACGCTCGGTTTAA